In the Piscinibacter sp. XHJ-5 genome, one interval contains:
- a CDS encoding tetratricopeptide repeat protein — protein MNQDFEQAKQQFVEGLRCFEAGRYEQADEHFRSSLALLPGRPSTLTNLAATRLKLQRPQEALEIVEQALAAAPDDVDAWALRGMALVALQRQGDALEAFDRALAIDPSLAPAWSNRGAILKDMHRIPEAIVSFEKAIALGADPEVNGWLLASLTGARAPVVAPSRYVERLFDDYADSFDDHLVSVLRYQAHVALVAGLPHIAGRRHARALDLGCGTGLCGPLLQPLAGRIDGVDLSGRMLDKARTRGVYDELAQADVVQYLQSTAGRYDLVVAADVFIYIGDLDAVFAGVHRVMDAGVFCFSVEALDDGRDFALRSSQRYAHSEGYLRALAKRHGFDVAQVLQRTLREDQREPITGLLVYLTIG, from the coding sequence ATGAACCAGGACTTCGAGCAGGCGAAGCAGCAGTTCGTCGAAGGCTTGCGCTGCTTCGAGGCAGGCCGGTACGAGCAGGCGGACGAGCACTTCAGGTCCTCGCTGGCGCTGCTGCCCGGACGCCCGTCGACGCTGACCAATCTCGCCGCCACGCGCCTCAAGCTGCAGCGGCCGCAAGAGGCGCTGGAGATCGTCGAACAAGCGCTCGCCGCCGCGCCGGACGACGTGGACGCGTGGGCGCTGCGCGGCATGGCGCTCGTCGCGCTGCAGCGGCAAGGCGACGCGCTGGAGGCCTTCGACCGCGCGCTCGCGATCGATCCGTCGCTCGCGCCGGCATGGAGCAACCGCGGCGCCATCCTCAAGGACATGCACCGCATCCCCGAGGCGATCGTGTCCTTCGAGAAGGCGATCGCGCTCGGCGCCGACCCCGAGGTGAACGGCTGGCTCCTGGCCTCGCTCACCGGGGCACGTGCCCCGGTCGTCGCCCCGTCACGCTATGTGGAGCGGCTGTTCGACGACTACGCCGACAGCTTCGACGACCACCTGGTGAGCGTGCTGCGCTACCAGGCGCATGTCGCGCTCGTCGCGGGCCTGCCGCACATCGCCGGCAGGCGCCATGCGCGCGCGCTCGACCTCGGCTGCGGCACCGGACTCTGCGGCCCGCTGCTGCAGCCGCTGGCCGGGCGCATCGACGGCGTCGACCTGTCGGGTCGCATGCTCGACAAGGCGCGCACGCGCGGCGTGTACGACGAGCTCGCGCAGGCGGACGTGGTGCAGTACCTGCAGTCGACGGCGGGACGCTACGACCTGGTGGTGGCCGCCGACGTGTTCATCTACATCGGCGACCTGGACGCGGTGTTCGCCGGCGTGCACAGGGTGATGGATGCGGGCGTCTTCTGCTTCTCGGTCGAAGCGCTCGACGACGGGCGCGACTTCGCGCTGCGGTCGAGCCAGCGGTACGCGCATTCGGAGGGCTACCTCCGTGCGCTGGCGAAGCGGCATGGGTTCGACGTGGCGCAGGTGCTGCAACGGACCCTCCGCGAGGATCAGCGCGAACCGATCACCGGCCTGCTGGTGTACCTGACCATCGGCTGA
- a CDS encoding OPT/YSL family transporter: MNTTTADLRAQLAPPRWSWLPAQGTWQYHALLLSLGIFVLGPLGGVTASYMNFSLGFFVGGQVLAGLLGSTVTYGYGVEGKHGANYIQTSAASVAGMSAMGVLIQAMVWMGLPQPPMWQLVLYMLCIGMFGVGVGMLYTPILLDRLQLTFPSGLAVANILRALTDPVLLRRSVAKLGSGIGLGLAGGLAAAKLPFMAAIELSTSTLGAGMIVGARIGLAAVVAALIGVWTTPYFVSIGWLSPGDPYRKIMFLIGLGTIMGAAIIDLALIFWHAWQRYKGRSAGDAPPPQEDWKRVNTKRLLVWIAVWAAATVATGHLVLGQPVGYLVLAVILVFLFAMVNGISLGISDSNPISSAFVVAVVIMASIGLNDPVVGLMAGTVLLVSTTVACDMQQDRSTGWRLGTSRVVQFRYQVVGILVGAIVAVGFAKLFMAAYPVLLKDQTVMSAAEQPAEWSAAMTYKFVGVLRSLTEDKPYQRTAIWLGVAVGFAIELLRKLIWSSTRYQRFAKGSRGGRVTDFVLDTAIVPSPYALSFGGFVNLHTALWFGAGGVLTSVVDHFRSKPTSGSDAPGDAVELPSDMSTSSLVGGGLIAGDALAALGLGIVGLMMTLSG; the protein is encoded by the coding sequence ATGAACACCACCACCGCCGACCTCCGGGCCCAGCTGGCGCCGCCGCGCTGGTCCTGGCTGCCCGCCCAGGGCACCTGGCAGTACCACGCGCTCCTGCTGTCGCTGGGCATCTTCGTGCTCGGGCCCCTCGGCGGCGTGACCGCCTCGTACATGAACTTCTCGCTCGGCTTCTTCGTCGGCGGGCAGGTGCTGGCCGGGCTGCTGGGCTCCACCGTCACGTACGGCTATGGGGTCGAAGGCAAGCACGGGGCCAACTACATCCAGACCTCCGCCGCATCGGTGGCGGGCATGAGCGCGATGGGCGTGCTGATCCAGGCGATGGTGTGGATGGGCCTGCCGCAGCCGCCGATGTGGCAGCTGGTGCTCTACATGCTGTGCATCGGCATGTTCGGCGTGGGCGTGGGCATGCTGTACACGCCCATCCTGCTCGACCGCCTGCAGCTGACCTTCCCGTCGGGGCTGGCCGTGGCCAACATCCTGCGCGCGCTGACCGATCCGGTGCTGCTGCGCCGTTCGGTCGCCAAGCTGGGCAGCGGCATCGGCCTCGGCCTGGCGGGCGGACTGGCCGCCGCCAAGCTGCCGTTCATGGCGGCGATCGAGCTGTCGACCTCGACCCTGGGCGCCGGGATGATCGTGGGCGCGCGCATCGGCCTGGCAGCCGTGGTGGCCGCGCTGATCGGCGTGTGGACCACGCCGTACTTCGTCTCCATCGGCTGGCTGTCGCCGGGCGACCCGTACCGCAAGATCATGTTCCTGATCGGCCTGGGCACCATCATGGGCGCCGCGATCATCGACCTGGCGCTGATCTTCTGGCACGCGTGGCAGCGCTACAAGGGCCGCTCCGCCGGCGACGCGCCGCCCCCGCAGGAGGACTGGAAGCGCGTCAACACCAAGCGGCTGCTGGTGTGGATCGCGGTGTGGGCTGCGGCCACCGTGGCCACCGGCCACCTCGTGCTGGGCCAGCCGGTCGGCTACCTGGTGCTGGCGGTCATCCTGGTGTTCCTGTTCGCGATGGTGAACGGCATCTCGCTGGGCATCAGCGACTCCAATCCGATCTCGTCGGCTTTCGTGGTCGCGGTGGTCATCATGGCGTCGATCGGCCTGAACGACCCGGTGGTCGGCCTGATGGCCGGGACGGTGCTGCTGGTGTCGACGACCGTCGCCTGCGACATGCAGCAGGACCGTTCCACCGGCTGGCGCCTGGGCACCTCGCGCGTGGTGCAGTTCCGCTACCAGGTGGTCGGCATTCTGGTCGGCGCCATCGTGGCGGTCGGCTTCGCCAAGCTCTTCATGGCTGCCTACCCGGTGCTGCTGAAGGACCAGACCGTGATGAGCGCCGCCGAGCAGCCCGCCGAGTGGAGCGCCGCCATGACATACAAGTTCGTCGGCGTGCTGCGCAGCCTGACCGAGGACAAGCCGTACCAGCGGACCGCGATCTGGCTGGGCGTGGCCGTCGGCTTCGCGATCGAGCTGCTGCGCAAGCTCATCTGGTCGAGCACGCGCTACCAGCGCTTCGCCAAGGGCAGCCGCGGCGGGCGCGTCACCGACTTCGTGCTCGACACCGCCATCGTGCCATCACCCTACGCGCTGTCGTTCGGCGGCTTCGTGAACCTGCACACCGCGCTGTGGTTCGGCGCCGGCGGCGTGCTGACCAGCGTGGTGGACCACTTCCGCTCCAAGCCGACCTCCGGCTCGGATGCGCCTGGCGACGCGGTCGAGCTGCCGTCGGACATGAGCACGTCCTCCCTGGTGGGAGGCGGCCTGATCGCGGGCGATGCGCTCGCCGCATTGGGGCTCGGGATCGTGGGCCTGATGATGACCCTGTCGGGGTGA
- a CDS encoding ChaN family lipoprotein, translating to MKRRRVLACALAWPGLGGCTSVPVVHAWESRLRGDTVALLGEVHDNAEHHRQRAAVMRRAVEAGWRPALVMEQFDIDRQQHIDSSRRERPQDAAHLIAQSATPRAGWNWDAYRPLVELALQHELPLVAGNLPRAQAMRLVREGTDAVLGAARAEALGLNRAPDSEWQAAQEREIDAGHCGTLPRALWGGMVRAQAARDAVMAQLLQQHATRGAVLLAGNGHVRRDIGVPRWLDASTASRRWSVGFLERGGDTPAAASFDAVVVTAAATRDDPCAALRERRPAAAP from the coding sequence ATGAAGCGGCGTCGTGTGCTCGCATGCGCGCTCGCATGGCCCGGCCTCGGCGGCTGCACGTCCGTGCCGGTGGTGCATGCGTGGGAAAGCCGGCTGCGCGGCGACACGGTGGCGCTGCTGGGCGAGGTGCATGACAACGCCGAGCACCACCGGCAGCGCGCCGCGGTGATGCGCCGTGCAGTCGAGGCCGGCTGGCGGCCCGCGCTGGTGATGGAGCAGTTCGACATCGACCGCCAGCAGCACATCGACAGCAGCCGGCGCGAGCGGCCGCAGGACGCCGCCCACCTCATCGCGCAGTCGGCCACCCCGCGCGCCGGCTGGAACTGGGACGCCTACCGGCCGCTCGTCGAGCTGGCGTTGCAGCACGAGCTGCCGCTGGTGGCCGGCAACCTCCCACGCGCGCAGGCGATGCGGCTGGTGCGCGAGGGAACCGATGCGGTGCTGGGCGCTGCACGCGCCGAGGCGTTGGGACTGAACCGTGCGCCCGACTCCGAGTGGCAGGCGGCGCAGGAACGGGAGATCGATGCCGGCCACTGCGGCACCCTGCCGCGCGCGCTGTGGGGCGGCATGGTTCGCGCTCAGGCCGCACGCGACGCCGTGATGGCGCAGCTGCTGCAGCAGCACGCCACGCGCGGCGCCGTGCTGCTGGCCGGCAATGGCCATGTGCGGCGCGACATCGGCGTGCCGCGCTGGCTCGATGCATCGACCGCGTCCCGCCGCTGGTCGGTGGGCTTCCTCGAGCGCGGTGGCGACACGCCGGCCGCGGCGAGCTTCGATGCGGTGGTCGTCACCGCCGCGGCGACACGCGACGATCCGTGTGCCGCCCTGCGCGAGCGCCGCCCGGCCGCAGCACCATGA
- a CDS encoding GNAT family N-acetyltransferase, with translation MMDMRWLTAPHRVRLPAPPDDRLELNDGRRVSLRPLTPQDADAEQHFVRSLSTASRVRRFHIGIRELSPETLRALTQIDQRRHVALVAQPEDDPALIVADARYVLLDDSDEAEFAIAVADEWQGAGLGGQLVQRLLEHARRHGVRALFGDVLHDNHRMIAMVREAGGRFVRHPGDATLTRARFETTP, from the coding sequence ATGATGGACATGCGCTGGCTCACGGCGCCGCATCGGGTGCGCCTGCCGGCGCCGCCGGACGACCGCCTCGAGCTCAACGACGGACGGCGCGTGAGCTTGCGCCCGCTGACCCCGCAGGATGCCGACGCCGAGCAGCACTTCGTGCGCAGCCTGTCGACCGCCTCTCGTGTGCGGCGCTTCCATATCGGCATCCGCGAGCTCTCGCCCGAGACGCTGCGCGCGCTGACGCAGATCGACCAGCGCCGGCACGTCGCGCTGGTGGCACAGCCCGAGGACGATCCGGCGCTGATCGTCGCGGACGCCCGCTACGTGCTGCTCGACGACAGCGACGAAGCCGAGTTCGCGATCGCGGTGGCCGACGAATGGCAGGGCGCCGGCCTCGGCGGCCAGCTGGTGCAGCGCCTGCTGGAGCACGCCCGCCGCCATGGCGTGCGCGCCCTTTTCGGCGACGTGCTGCACGACAACCACCGGATGATCGCCATGGTGCGCGAAGCCGGCGGCCGCTTCGTCCGCCATCCCGGCGATGCGACGCTGACGCGGGCGCGCTTCGAGACAACACCCTGA
- a CDS encoding chemotaxis protein CheW — MNMIQDATEVARHEAARAAVAAGGEFLTFRLGAEEYGIDILKVQEIRSYEPPTRIANAPAFIKGVVNLRGVIVPIVDLRVKLGCDSVEYNSFTVVIVLNVRGRVVGAVVDSVSDVLELGAGTIKAAPEMHTAVDTSFITGIGSINERMLILMDIEALMSSADMGLIDSAH; from the coding sequence ATGAACATGATCCAAGACGCCACGGAAGTGGCCCGCCACGAAGCCGCGCGCGCGGCCGTCGCCGCCGGCGGCGAGTTCCTCACCTTCCGCCTGGGGGCCGAGGAGTACGGCATCGACATCCTCAAGGTCCAGGAGATCCGCTCCTACGAGCCGCCCACGCGCATCGCCAACGCCCCCGCGTTCATCAAGGGCGTGGTCAACCTGCGCGGGGTGATCGTGCCCATCGTCGACCTGCGCGTGAAGCTCGGCTGCGACAGCGTCGAGTACAACAGCTTCACCGTGGTCATCGTGCTCAACGTCAGGGGCCGCGTCGTCGGCGCCGTCGTCGACTCGGTGTCCGATGTGCTCGAGCTGGGCGCGGGCACCATCAAGGCCGCCCCCGAGATGCACACCGCCGTGGACACCAGCTTCATCACCGGCATCGGCAGCATCAACGAGCGCATGCTCATCCTGATGGACATCGAGGCGCTGATGAGCAGCGCCGACATGGGGCTCATCGACTCCGCCCACTGA
- a CDS encoding DUF2917 domain-containing protein → MLSDIRTTRFHLQRNEMARFADARDARVAVVSGVAWITVDGDPRDHVLEAGDSFVIDSAQPVIVFALQGPAAVELQPRPGAAPGTRAPAPRSWTSGRLRPAGAA, encoded by the coding sequence ATGCTGTCCGACATCCGCACCACCCGCTTCCATCTGCAGCGCAACGAGATGGCCCGCTTTGCCGACGCCCGCGATGCCCGCGTCGCCGTGGTCTCCGGTGTGGCCTGGATCACCGTCGACGGCGACCCGCGCGACCACGTGCTGGAGGCCGGCGACTCCTTCGTCATCGACTCCGCCCAGCCGGTGATCGTGTTCGCGCTGCAAGGGCCGGCCGCCGTCGAGCTGCAGCCGCGCCCCGGCGCCGCGCCCGGAACGCGGGCACCTGCCCCGCGGTCCTGGACCAGCGGCAGGCTGCGCCCGGCAGGAGCGGCATGA
- a CDS encoding VOC family protein: protein MLQQSPLYAYLPVQDVPRARRFYEQTLGLKAKEERAGGVVYEFAGGTACFLYPTPNAGTNRASQAFWEVKDIEREVAELKARGVRFEDYDMGGEKSPSGVVTAGDAKAAWFKDTEGNILAIIQPL, encoded by the coding sequence ATGCTGCAACAGTCTCCCCTGTACGCCTACCTTCCCGTGCAGGACGTCCCCCGGGCGCGCCGGTTCTACGAGCAGACGCTCGGCCTCAAGGCGAAGGAGGAGCGTGCCGGCGGGGTGGTCTACGAGTTCGCCGGCGGCACGGCCTGTTTCCTCTACCCCACACCGAATGCCGGCACCAACAGGGCCAGCCAGGCGTTCTGGGAAGTGAAGGACATCGAGCGCGAAGTGGCCGAGCTCAAGGCGCGCGGCGTGCGCTTCGAGGACTACGACATGGGCGGCGAGAAGAGCCCCAGCGGCGTGGTCACCGCGGGCGACGCCAAGGCGGCGTGGTTCAAGGACACCGAAGGCAACATCCTCGCCATCATCCAGCCGCTGTGA
- a CDS encoding amidase, protein MDRRVFVRLLAPLALLGGNRTLAQPRSPSAGPRSGDRFPWLEASVAQLQEAMQRGATSARSLTAAYLERIRMLDRSGPQLRSVIELNPDALAIAAALDDERRARRVRGPLHGIPLLLKDNIATADRMSTSAGSLVLQGVRPPRDAHLVARLRDAGAVILGKTNLSEWANIRSTRSTSGWSARGGLTRNPYALDRNTSGSSSGSAAAIAANLAAIAVGTETDGSIVSPSSINGLVGLKPTVGLVSRDGIVPISHTQDTAGPMTRCVADAAALLSAIAGPDPRDAATARAERVDYTRSLDARRLAGARLGVVRNQFGGNDRVSAVIDASLAMLKAQGAVLVDPVELKNTEKYGDAELEVLLFELKAGLARYLAEFARDAPVRTLADVIAWNEQHRAQEMPWFGQELFERAQAKGGLDSKEYLDALAACARYSRAEGIDAVLAEHKLDALVAPTGGPAWLTDPINGDHYGGSFSTPAAVAGYPHLTVPAGFVHGLPVGLSFVGPPYSEPLLIGLGYAFEQATRARRPPSFARTASLS, encoded by the coding sequence ATGGATCGACGTGTCTTCGTTCGCCTGCTGGCCCCGCTGGCGCTTCTCGGAGGAAACCGCACCTTGGCCCAGCCCCGCTCCCCGTCCGCCGGCCCGCGGTCCGGCGATCGCTTTCCCTGGCTCGAAGCCTCGGTCGCCCAGCTGCAGGAAGCGATGCAGCGCGGCGCCACCAGCGCCCGGTCGCTCACCGCCGCCTACCTGGAGCGCATCCGCATGCTGGACCGCTCGGGTCCGCAGCTGCGCTCCGTCATCGAGCTGAACCCGGACGCCCTGGCCATCGCCGCGGCGCTCGACGACGAGCGCCGGGCCAGGCGCGTGCGCGGGCCGCTGCATGGCATTCCTCTGCTGCTGAAGGACAACATCGCGACCGCCGACCGGATGAGCACCAGCGCCGGATCGCTGGTGCTGCAGGGGGTCAGGCCGCCGCGCGACGCCCACCTGGTGGCGCGGCTGCGCGACGCAGGCGCGGTGATCCTCGGCAAGACCAACCTGTCCGAGTGGGCCAACATCCGCTCGACCCGGTCGACCAGCGGCTGGAGCGCCCGCGGCGGGCTCACGCGAAACCCCTACGCGCTCGACCGCAACACCAGCGGCTCCAGTTCCGGCTCGGCGGCGGCCATCGCGGCCAACCTCGCGGCGATCGCGGTCGGCACCGAGACCGACGGTTCCATCGTCTCGCCCTCGTCGATCAACGGGCTGGTGGGCCTGAAGCCCACCGTCGGGCTGGTGAGCCGTGACGGCATCGTGCCGATCTCGCACACACAGGACACCGCCGGGCCGATGACCCGCTGTGTGGCCGACGCGGCGGCGCTGCTGTCCGCCATCGCCGGACCGGACCCGCGCGACGCGGCGACGGCGCGTGCCGAGCGCGTCGACTACACGCGCTCTCTCGACGCCCGGCGGCTCGCCGGTGCGCGGCTGGGCGTGGTGCGCAACCAGTTCGGCGGCAACGACCGCGTCAGCGCCGTCATCGACGCCTCGCTTGCCATGCTGAAGGCGCAAGGCGCGGTACTGGTGGATCCGGTGGAGCTGAAGAACACCGAGAAGTACGGCGATGCCGAGCTCGAGGTGCTTCTGTTCGAGCTGAAGGCGGGCCTGGCCCGGTACCTGGCCGAATTCGCCCGGGACGCCCCGGTGCGCACGCTCGCCGACGTGATCGCCTGGAACGAGCAGCACCGCGCGCAGGAGATGCCGTGGTTCGGCCAGGAGCTCTTCGAGCGGGCCCAGGCCAAGGGCGGGCTCGATTCGAAGGAGTACCTCGACGCGCTGGCCGCCTGCGCCCGCTACTCGCGGGCCGAAGGCATCGACGCCGTGCTGGCCGAGCACAAGCTGGACGCGCTGGTCGCCCCCACGGGCGGGCCGGCCTGGCTCACCGACCCGATCAACGGCGACCACTACGGCGGCAGCTTCTCGACGCCGGCCGCTGTCGCGGGCTACCCGCACCTCACGGTGCCCGCCGGCTTCGTGCACGGCCTGCCCGTGGGGCTGTCGTTCGTCGGGCCGCCCTACAGCGAGCCGCTGCTCATCGGGCTGGGGTATGCCTTCGAGCAGGCGACCCGGGCGCGCCGGCCGCCGAGTTTCGCGAGGACGGCGTCGTTGTCGTGA
- a CDS encoding LysR substrate-binding domain-containing protein, with the protein MQKPVDRLPPLDLLASFEAAARHLSFTRAGAERFITQSAMSRQIRALEDDLGVALFRRRHRALVLTDHGARLLATCTSVLTQLRATVAEIRTPSQREVLSLTTTPGLASLWLIPRLPAFTRAHPGIDVRLDASFELRDLRGDGFDLAIRYGRAGASEGRPLFGESVQPVCSPRLLRGGPALKKPEDLRHHTLLQVSNAGGMPLEWEPWLQAVGLIDLQPATTLSFSGYGEAIAAALAGQGVAIGRRPLVDGLLKSRQLVAPFKDIATSTRAYALIIDPVARLRPSVRALEQWLLEQAGSL; encoded by the coding sequence ATGCAAAAACCGGTTGACCGCCTGCCTCCGCTCGACCTGCTCGCTTCCTTCGAAGCCGCTGCGCGACACCTGTCGTTCACCCGCGCCGGGGCCGAGCGCTTCATCACGCAGTCGGCCATGAGCCGGCAGATCCGCGCGCTGGAGGACGATCTCGGCGTGGCGCTGTTCCGCCGGCGGCATCGCGCGCTCGTCCTCACCGACCACGGCGCGCGGCTGCTGGCCACCTGCACGTCGGTGCTCACGCAGCTGCGCGCCACCGTTGCCGAGATCCGCACGCCGTCGCAACGGGAGGTGCTCTCGCTCACCACCACGCCGGGCCTGGCCTCCCTGTGGCTCATCCCGCGGCTGCCGGCCTTCACGCGCGCCCATCCGGGCATCGATGTGCGGCTCGACGCGAGCTTCGAGCTGCGCGACCTGCGCGGCGACGGTTTCGACCTGGCCATCCGCTACGGCCGCGCAGGAGCATCCGAAGGACGGCCGCTGTTCGGTGAATCGGTGCAGCCGGTGTGCAGCCCGCGGCTGCTGCGCGGCGGACCGGCGTTGAAGAAGCCCGAGGATCTGCGCCACCACACCCTGCTGCAGGTCAGCAACGCGGGCGGCATGCCGCTCGAGTGGGAGCCGTGGCTGCAGGCCGTCGGCCTGATCGACCTGCAGCCGGCCACCACCCTCAGCTTCTCGGGCTACGGCGAAGCGATCGCCGCCGCGTTGGCGGGGCAGGGCGTGGCGATCGGCCGGCGTCCGCTGGTCGACGGGCTGCTGAAGAGCCGGCAGCTGGTCGCGCCATTCAAGGACATCGCCACGTCGACCCGCGCCTACGCCCTGATCATCGATCCGGTGGCCCGGCTGCGGCCATCGGTGCGGGCGCTGGAGCAGTGGCTGCTGGAGCAGGCGGGCTCGTTGTAA
- a CDS encoding MFS transporter — translation MRLPNLLATRRGRLSAFFFLYMTEGIPLGFAATAVATQLRRQGVGPAEIGAFVGSFYLPWAFKWAFGPFIDVFASDRLGRRRGWIIGTQLLMVATLLATVLLKLPEQLWLFTAILLVHNSFAAMQDVAIDALAVSTLHEDERGLANGLMFAGANVGQLVGGSGVLFLMPYTGFQPTFFFVAGTILLVTALVVLPMKEAAGEVRRAVAGSRLVSAGREMRDFAIDSFRSFLGTRGALAGLMFALLPAGAMCLGLALQSNLAVELGLKDDEVAWLNLWSTAINSGCCVLGGWLSDRYGRRRTLFIFVALQSLPVLYLMNELSRHGWVMPVDVNAPNRPQVPPPLVMALWVGTLAYNVFNGLMYGTRSAAFMDVTNPRVAATQFTAYMAMINLAISYSSSWQGIAAEAWGYPKTMLVDALFGLVGLAALPFMKPLGGGRWSDAGAGRRARGGAVVLGLACLAWLPYTWWHDLFGAAQPIAGTLFTLVFVASALFLLAGAAVIGPAAPRLSRLAVWVAPLLLLMHARHWVDAIAARLPDPAAFKAAAPLVFAAIALVGGVTLLLYARQSWGQLGGAVESVEDAAVQPA, via the coding sequence ATGCGACTGCCCAACCTGCTCGCCACGCGCCGAGGCCGACTCAGCGCGTTCTTCTTCCTCTACATGACCGAAGGCATCCCGCTCGGCTTCGCCGCGACCGCGGTGGCGACGCAGCTGCGCCGCCAGGGCGTGGGGCCGGCCGAGATCGGCGCCTTCGTCGGATCGTTCTACCTGCCCTGGGCCTTCAAGTGGGCCTTCGGTCCCTTCATCGACGTGTTCGCGTCCGATCGGCTGGGCCGCCGCCGCGGCTGGATCATCGGCACGCAGCTGCTGATGGTCGCGACGCTGCTGGCCACCGTGCTGCTGAAGCTGCCCGAGCAGCTGTGGCTGTTCACCGCGATCCTGCTGGTGCACAACAGCTTCGCGGCGATGCAGGACGTGGCCATCGACGCGCTGGCCGTCAGCACGCTGCACGAGGACGAGCGGGGTCTGGCCAACGGACTGATGTTCGCCGGCGCCAACGTCGGCCAGCTCGTCGGCGGCAGCGGCGTGCTGTTCCTGATGCCCTACACCGGCTTCCAGCCGACCTTCTTCTTCGTGGCCGGCACCATCCTGCTCGTCACCGCCCTGGTCGTGCTCCCGATGAAGGAGGCGGCGGGCGAAGTGCGGCGCGCCGTTGCCGGATCGCGCCTCGTGTCGGCGGGACGCGAGATGCGCGACTTCGCCATCGACTCGTTCCGCTCCTTCCTCGGCACGCGCGGCGCCCTCGCCGGCCTCATGTTCGCGCTGCTGCCCGCCGGGGCAATGTGCCTGGGCCTCGCGCTGCAGTCCAACCTGGCGGTCGAGCTGGGCCTCAAGGACGACGAGGTGGCCTGGCTCAATCTCTGGTCGACGGCCATCAACAGCGGCTGCTGCGTGCTGGGCGGCTGGCTGTCGGACCGCTACGGCCGCCGCCGCACGCTGTTCATCTTCGTCGCCTTGCAGTCCCTGCCGGTGCTCTACCTGATGAACGAGCTGAGCCGTCACGGCTGGGTGATGCCGGTCGACGTCAACGCGCCGAACCGGCCGCAGGTGCCGCCCCCGCTGGTGATGGCGCTGTGGGTGGGCACGCTGGCCTACAACGTCTTCAACGGCCTCATGTACGGCACGCGCTCGGCGGCCTTCATGGATGTCACCAACCCGCGCGTCGCGGCAACCCAGTTCACGGCCTACATGGCCATGATCAACCTGGCGATCTCGTACAGCTCCAGCTGGCAGGGCATCGCGGCCGAGGCCTGGGGCTATCCGAAGACCATGCTGGTCGACGCGCTGTTCGGGCTGGTCGGGCTGGCGGCGCTGCCTTTCATGAAGCCGCTGGGCGGGGGGCGTTGGAGCGATGCGGGCGCCGGCCGGCGCGCACGCGGCGGCGCCGTCGTGCTCGGGCTGGCCTGCCTGGCCTGGCTGCCCTACACGTGGTGGCACGACCTGTTCGGCGCCGCACAGCCGATCGCCGGCACGCTGTTCACGCTGGTGTTCGTCGCCTCCGCGCTGTTCCTGCTGGCCGGCGCCGCGGTGATCGGTCCGGCCGCGCCGCGCCTGTCGCGCCTGGCGGTGTGGGTGGCGCCGCTGCTCCTGCTGATGCACGCGCGCCATTGGGTCGATGCGATCGCGGCGCGGCTGCCGGATCCGGCGGCCTTCAAGGCCGCGGCCCCGCTGGTGTTCGCAGCCATCGCACTGGTCGGGGGCGTGACCTTGCTGCTGTATGCACGGCAGTCGTGGGGGCAGCTCGGCGGGGCGGTCGAGAGCGTGGAGGATGCGGCGGTGCAGCCTGCGTAG